The Saccharomonospora cyanea NA-134 genome includes a region encoding these proteins:
- a CDS encoding NAD(P)/FAD-dependent oxidoreductase, whose protein sequence is MAVKSEPTRILILGGGYVGLYTALGLQKKLRANEASVTVVDPQPHMTYQPFLPEAAAGSIEPRHVVVPLRRVLRRCHILTARVTSIEHDNKTVTVEAPDGHVEQLNYDVLVVALGSVARLLPIPGLAEHGIAFKTIGEAIYLRNHVLTKLDEAASTLDPELRKRLLTFTVVGGGFAGIEALAELEDMTRDACRYYQNLEPEDIRWVLVEAAGRILPEVRETLGVWTAEQLEKRGIEVYLSTAAKSFENGHVVLSDGTEFDSDTIIWTAGVKANPVLANSDLPTDKRGRLQATAALQVVGHPDVWTAGDVAAVPDLSRTESDPTATCPPNAQHAVRQARHMAKNIIRVIRGGTPVDYYHKNLGAVAGLGLHKGVADAMKLKIKGFPAWLFHRAYHVKAMPTFNRKVRIMLDWALGGLFKRETVALGQINNPKEEFARASRS, encoded by the coding sequence ATGGCAGTCAAGTCGGAACCGACGCGGATCCTGATCCTCGGTGGCGGATACGTCGGCCTGTACACGGCCCTCGGGTTGCAGAAGAAGCTGCGGGCCAACGAGGCGTCCGTGACCGTCGTCGACCCGCAGCCGCACATGACCTACCAGCCCTTCCTCCCGGAGGCGGCTGCCGGCTCCATCGAGCCACGTCACGTGGTCGTGCCGCTGCGCAGGGTGCTCCGGCGCTGCCACATCCTCACCGCGCGCGTGACCTCCATCGAGCACGACAACAAGACCGTCACGGTGGAGGCGCCCGACGGCCACGTCGAGCAGCTCAACTACGACGTCCTCGTGGTGGCTCTCGGCTCGGTGGCCCGTTTGCTGCCGATTCCGGGCCTGGCCGAGCACGGCATCGCCTTCAAGACCATCGGTGAGGCCATCTACCTGCGCAACCACGTCCTCACGAAGCTGGACGAGGCCGCAAGCACCCTCGACCCCGAGCTGCGTAAGCGGCTGCTGACGTTCACCGTCGTCGGTGGCGGGTTCGCGGGCATCGAGGCGCTGGCCGAGCTGGAGGACATGACCCGCGACGCCTGCCGCTACTACCAGAACCTCGAACCGGAGGACATCCGGTGGGTGCTCGTGGAGGCGGCGGGACGCATCCTGCCCGAGGTGCGCGAGACCCTCGGCGTCTGGACTGCCGAGCAGCTGGAGAAGCGCGGCATCGAGGTCTACCTGTCGACGGCCGCGAAGTCGTTCGAGAACGGCCACGTCGTGCTCTCCGACGGCACGGAGTTCGACAGCGACACGATCATCTGGACGGCTGGGGTGAAGGCGAACCCGGTGCTCGCCAACTCCGACCTGCCCACGGACAAGCGGGGCAGGTTGCAGGCGACGGCAGCGTTGCAGGTGGTGGGCCACCCGGACGTCTGGACGGCCGGTGACGTCGCCGCCGTGCCCGACCTGTCGCGCACCGAGAGCGATCCCACGGCGACCTGCCCTCCCAACGCCCAGCACGCGGTGCGTCAGGCCCGGCACATGGCCAAGAACATCATCCGCGTCATCCGGGGCGGCACGCCGGTGGACTACTACCACAAGAACCTCGGCGCAGTGGCCGGTCTCGGCCTCCACAAGGGTGTCGCCGACGCCATGAAGCTGAAGATCAAGGGCTTCCCGGCGTGGCTGTTCCACCGTGCCTACCACGTCAAGGCGATGCCGACCTTCAACCGCAAGGTGCGCATCATGCTCGACTGGGCGCTGGGTGGCCTGTTCAAGCGCGAGACCGTCGCGCTCGGGCAGATCAACAACCCGAAGGAAGAGTTCGCCAGGGCGTCGCGCTCGTAG
- a CDS encoding antibiotic biosynthesis monooxygenase family protein, which yields MQPTSRVFPDPPYYAVVFTSRLSGDDDGYGDTAERMVQLAAQQPGFLGVDSVRDGLGITVSYWRDEASIAAWRQHAEHTLARETGRRRWYEEFEVHVAEVKRHYGFRRTPDVSDEPSQ from the coding sequence ATGCAGCCGACGAGCCGGGTGTTCCCGGACCCCCCGTACTACGCGGTCGTCTTCACCTCCCGGCTCAGCGGGGACGACGACGGCTACGGCGACACGGCCGAGCGGATGGTGCAGCTCGCCGCGCAACAACCCGGTTTCCTCGGCGTCGACTCCGTACGTGACGGGCTGGGAATCACCGTGTCGTACTGGCGCGACGAGGCCTCGATCGCGGCGTGGCGACAGCACGCCGAACACACGCTCGCCCGCGAGACCGGCAGGAGACGGTGGTACGAGGAGTTCGAGGTCCACGTCGCCGAGGTGAAGCGCCACTACGGCTTCCGCCGCACCCCCGACGTCTCGGACGAGCCCAGCCAGTGA
- a CDS encoding HigA family addiction module antitoxin: protein MSNESVVPPVHPGEVLAEEYLEPLGVTQHRLAVAIGVPPRRINEIVHGKRGISADTALRLARFFGTSERFWLNLQSRYDLEREKSALADTLARIQPLSA from the coding sequence ATGTCCAACGAGTCCGTCGTGCCTCCGGTGCATCCGGGGGAGGTCCTGGCCGAGGAGTACCTGGAGCCGCTCGGTGTCACCCAACACCGGCTGGCCGTCGCGATCGGGGTTCCTCCCCGGCGTATCAACGAGATCGTGCACGGCAAGCGTGGAATCTCGGCCGACACCGCGTTGCGGCTGGCGCGCTTTTTCGGGACGTCCGAGCGGTTCTGGCTCAACCTCCAGTCGCGATACGACCTGGAGCGTGAGAAGAGCGCGCTCGCGGACACGCTGGCCCGCATCCAGCCACTGTCGGCCTGA
- a CDS encoding uracil-DNA glycosylase: MSVSWKSLDQLDAAVSECRACPRLVEWREHVARTKRAAFVDQTYWGRPVPGFGPDDAALAIVGLAPAAHGGNRTGRMFTGDRSGDVLYQALYDVGLASQPTATHRDDGLTLRGTRITAPVHCAPPANKPTPAERDTCRHWLADELALLRPTLKAVVVLGAFGWQALPPVLAEAGWTIPRPRPKFGHDVRVTLDGPTPLHLLGCYHVSQQNTFTGKLTPAMLRSVLEQAKELAGMG, translated from the coding sequence GTGAGTGTCTCGTGGAAGTCGTTGGACCAGCTCGATGCCGCCGTCAGCGAGTGCCGTGCGTGTCCCCGCCTCGTGGAGTGGCGCGAGCACGTGGCGAGAACGAAACGCGCCGCGTTCGTCGACCAGACCTACTGGGGCCGTCCCGTGCCCGGTTTCGGACCCGACGACGCGGCCCTGGCCATCGTGGGACTCGCTCCGGCCGCGCACGGCGGAAACCGCACGGGCCGCATGTTCACCGGCGACCGCTCCGGAGACGTTCTCTACCAGGCGCTCTACGACGTCGGACTCGCCTCGCAGCCCACGGCGACGCACCGCGACGACGGCCTCACGCTGCGGGGCACCCGAATCACGGCACCCGTGCACTGCGCGCCGCCCGCGAACAAACCGACACCCGCCGAACGCGACACGTGCCGCCACTGGCTGGCCGACGAACTCGCCCTGCTGCGTCCGACGCTGAAGGCGGTGGTCGTGCTGGGGGCGTTCGGCTGGCAGGCGTTGCCGCCCGTGCTCGCCGAAGCCGGGTGGACGATCCCGCGGCCGAGGCCGAAGTTCGGCCACGACGTCCGTGTCACCCTCGACGGCCCCACTCCACTGCACCTGCTCGGCTGCTACCACGTGTCGCAGCAGAACACGTTCACCGGCAAGCTGACGCCGGCCATGCTGCGGTCGGTGTTGGAGCAGGCGAAGGAACTGGCGGGGATGGGATGA
- a CDS encoding S10 family peptidase, which produces MPDKISEDSQASSDAKDSKPAEPRDDVVTTHHTLSLPERELAYTASTGRIVLRKEVLKDGAFDGHKPKAEVFLTSYTLDGADPGSRPVTFAFNGGPGSSSIWLHLGLFGPRRVVSGDVDSPEPPPYRLADNAETLLAHSDLVFIDPVSTGYSRAVEGEKPKDYHGFTPDVEAVGEVIRLWTSRNERWLSPKFVAGESYGTVRAAALASHLQQRHGLYLNGLLLISSVLDMGTVMFHEGNDLPYSLYVPTYAAIAHYHGKHGDRPLDEVLAEAEEFASRDLPWALSRGARLSADERADVVSRLARLTGLSESYVDRVDLRIEHVRFFTELLREKGLTTGRMDGRFTTWEPDGGRERMSDDASVSRIIGAYSAAFNHYVRSELGYANDLPYEILSLDVNREWSYSDFEGRPISVVDDLSAAMRANPHLKVHVAFGYYDGATPHYAAEHVIAQLRVPEELRANIDTAYYPAGHMMYVHEPSRVQQSRDLAEFIVNSSNR; this is translated from the coding sequence ATGCCAGACAAGATCAGCGAGGACTCGCAAGCCTCCTCGGACGCCAAGGACTCCAAGCCCGCCGAACCGCGCGACGACGTGGTCACCACCCACCACACCCTGTCGCTTCCCGAACGGGAACTCGCCTACACCGCCAGCACGGGCCGCATCGTGCTCCGCAAGGAAGTGCTCAAGGACGGCGCCTTCGACGGGCACAAGCCGAAGGCCGAGGTGTTCCTCACGTCGTACACGCTCGACGGGGCCGACCCAGGTTCACGGCCGGTGACGTTCGCGTTCAACGGGGGCCCCGGCTCGTCGAGCATCTGGCTGCACCTGGGCCTGTTCGGGCCGCGCCGCGTGGTGTCGGGTGACGTCGACAGCCCGGAGCCGCCGCCGTACCGGCTGGCGGACAACGCCGAGACGTTGCTCGCCCACAGCGATCTCGTGTTCATCGACCCGGTTTCCACGGGGTACTCGCGCGCCGTCGAGGGCGAGAAGCCGAAGGACTACCACGGCTTCACCCCCGACGTGGAGGCCGTCGGCGAGGTGATCCGGCTGTGGACGTCGCGTAACGAGCGGTGGCTCTCCCCGAAGTTCGTGGCGGGCGAGTCGTACGGCACCGTGCGCGCCGCCGCGTTGGCCTCCCACCTCCAGCAGCGGCACGGGCTCTACCTCAACGGGCTGCTGCTGATCTCGTCCGTGCTGGACATGGGCACGGTGATGTTCCACGAGGGCAACGACCTGCCCTATTCGCTGTATGTGCCGACGTACGCGGCCATCGCGCACTACCACGGCAAGCACGGCGACCGGCCGTTGGACGAGGTGCTGGCCGAGGCGGAGGAGTTCGCCTCGCGTGACCTGCCGTGGGCGCTGTCGCGCGGCGCGCGGCTGTCGGCCGACGAACGCGCCGACGTGGTCTCCCGCCTCGCTCGCCTCACCGGACTTTCCGAGTCCTATGTAGACCGGGTGGACCTCCGTATCGAGCACGTGCGGTTCTTCACCGAACTGCTGCGCGAGAAGGGTCTGACGACGGGCCGCATGGACGGCCGGTTCACGACGTGGGAGCCCGACGGCGGGCGCGAGCGCATGAGCGACGACGCGTCGGTCTCCCGCATCATCGGCGCGTACTCGGCGGCGTTCAACCACTACGTGCGCAGCGAACTCGGCTACGCCAACGACCTTCCGTACGAGATCCTGTCGCTCGACGTCAACCGCGAATGGTCCTATTCGGACTTCGAGGGTCGGCCGATCTCCGTGGTGGACGACCTGTCGGCCGCCATGCGCGCCAACCCGCACCTGAAGGTGCACGTCGCGTTCGGCTACTACGACGGTGCCACGCCGCACTACGCGGCGGAACACGTCATCGCCCAGCTCCGGGTTCCGGAGGAACTGCGGGCCAACATCGACACGGCCTACTACCCGGCGGGCCACATGATGTACGTCCACGAGCCCTCGCGCGTCCAGCAGTCGCGTGACCTGGCGGAGTTCATCGTGAACAGCTCGAACCGGTAG
- a CDS encoding DUF7683 domain-containing protein, with the protein MGMWVLEAFDRQTEGLAYEFELPELTAAEVREPVNADRDDPMLGGYAVPVDAVATLLGDVDVDVDVDVDVDPAEFRLADRRVCDRAA; encoded by the coding sequence ATGGGTATGTGGGTGCTGGAAGCCTTCGACAGGCAGACCGAAGGACTCGCCTACGAGTTCGAGCTGCCGGAGCTGACGGCCGCCGAGGTACGCGAACCGGTGAACGCCGACCGAGACGATCCGATGCTCGGCGGCTACGCCGTTCCGGTGGACGCGGTGGCCACGCTCCTCGGCGACGTCGATGTCGACGTCGATGTCGACGTCGATGTCGATCCGGCGGAATTTCGACTGGCAGATCGGAGAGTATGCGACCGAGCCGCGTGA
- a CDS encoding zinc-dependent alcohol dehydrogenase family protein, protein MHTAGDVRVEEREDPRIVEPTDAVVRLTATCVCGSDLWPYRGVEPVDHQVMGHEYVGVVEEVGSEVRSVKVGDFVVGSFVISDNTCEICRSGYQSGCVHREFVAQTIGTQAEKARIPYADGTLVPTPGQPDEELIPSLLAASDVLGTGWFGAVAAEAGPGKTVAVVGDGAVGLMAVLAAKQLGAERIIAMSRHPERQKLARFYGASDIVAERGDEGVARIRELTGGLGAHSVIEAVGTQEATMQAVGATRPGGHMGFVGVNHDVSIPGIDLFFANIHVHGGPAPVRRFLPELIRLIWDRRIDPGKVFDLTLPLEQAAEGYKAMDERRATKVLLTL, encoded by the coding sequence ATGCACACGGCCGGTGACGTCCGGGTGGAGGAGCGCGAGGACCCGAGAATCGTCGAGCCCACCGACGCCGTCGTCCGGCTGACCGCGACCTGTGTCTGCGGGTCGGATCTGTGGCCCTACCGCGGGGTCGAGCCCGTTGACCACCAGGTCATGGGACACGAGTACGTGGGTGTGGTCGAGGAAGTCGGCTCCGAGGTGAGAAGCGTCAAGGTCGGGGACTTCGTCGTCGGGTCGTTCGTGATCTCCGACAACACCTGCGAGATCTGCCGTTCGGGCTACCAGTCCGGCTGCGTGCACCGGGAGTTCGTGGCGCAGACGATCGGCACCCAGGCGGAGAAGGCCCGCATCCCCTACGCGGACGGCACCCTGGTGCCCACGCCGGGGCAGCCGGACGAGGAACTGATCCCATCGCTGCTGGCCGCCTCCGACGTGCTCGGCACCGGCTGGTTCGGAGCCGTCGCAGCGGAGGCAGGTCCCGGCAAGACGGTCGCGGTCGTCGGTGACGGCGCCGTCGGGCTGATGGCCGTCCTCGCCGCCAAGCAGTTGGGCGCGGAGCGGATCATCGCGATGTCCCGCCACCCCGAGAGGCAGAAGCTGGCCCGGTTCTACGGCGCGAGCGACATCGTCGCCGAGCGCGGTGACGAGGGCGTGGCGAGGATCAGGGAACTCACCGGAGGGCTCGGGGCGCATTCGGTGATCGAGGCCGTCGGAACCCAAGAGGCGACCATGCAGGCGGTCGGCGCGACTCGCCCGGGCGGGCACATGGGTTTCGTCGGCGTCAACCACGACGTCTCGATCCCCGGGATCGACCTGTTCTTCGCCAACATCCACGTGCACGGCGGCCCCGCCCCCGTGCGGCGCTTCCTGCCGGAGTTGATCCGGCTCATCTGGGACCGCAGGATCGACCCGGGCAAGGTCTTCGACCTCACCTTGCCCCTGGAACAAGCCGCGGAGGGCTACAAGGCGATGGACGAGCGGCGCGCCACCAAGGTGCTGCTCACCCTCTGA
- a CDS encoding helix-turn-helix transcriptional regulator has protein sequence MESVNQRPDNRSEIRDFLATRRARITPEQVGLPTSGRRRVPGLRREEVAVLAGVSTEWYTRLEKGHISGVSEDVLGAVARALRLDEDERTYLFDLARAAQPPGRTPRRRKAVDVPPRVQWLLDSMTLSAAFVTNGRLDIVATNALARALFAPMFDSQTTDERGRPNFARYYFLDPGAHHFVADWNSAADITVALLRAEAGRYPRDKALRELVGELSTISTEFRTRWAAHDVRIHHGGVKRFQHPDAGPLELTYQPLDLPISAQEAHSLTIYTAEPGTPDEDRLRLLASWAVTPAGHRNPPTTGTGPEERNSGTHGPSR, from the coding sequence GTGGAGAGCGTGAACCAGCGACCCGACAACCGCTCCGAGATCCGGGACTTCCTCGCCACCCGGCGTGCCCGGATCACCCCGGAGCAGGTCGGTCTGCCCACCAGCGGCCGACGCCGGGTTCCGGGGCTGCGGCGCGAGGAGGTCGCGGTCCTCGCGGGCGTGAGCACCGAGTGGTACACGCGGCTGGAGAAGGGCCACATCAGTGGCGTGTCCGAGGACGTCCTCGGCGCGGTCGCCCGCGCGCTACGACTGGACGAGGACGAACGCACCTACCTGTTCGACCTGGCGAGGGCGGCGCAGCCTCCCGGCCGCACGCCCCGCCGCCGCAAGGCCGTCGACGTCCCTCCCCGCGTCCAGTGGCTGCTCGACTCCATGACGCTGTCCGCGGCGTTCGTCACCAACGGCCGTCTGGACATCGTGGCCACGAACGCACTCGCCCGCGCCCTGTTCGCGCCGATGTTCGACAGCCAGACCACGGACGAACGCGGCCGCCCCAACTTCGCCCGCTACTACTTCCTCGACCCCGGCGCCCACCACTTCGTCGCCGACTGGAACAGCGCCGCCGACATCACCGTCGCCCTGCTGCGCGCCGAAGCCGGGCGGTACCCGCGTGACAAGGCACTACGCGAGCTCGTCGGAGAGTTGTCCACGATCAGCACCGAGTTCCGCACTCGCTGGGCCGCCCACGACGTGCGCATCCACCACGGCGGCGTCAAACGCTTCCAGCACCCTGACGCAGGCCCCCTGGAACTCACGTACCAGCCGCTGGACCTGCCCATCTCCGCCCAGGAGGCGCACTCGCTGACCATCTACACGGCGGAACCGGGCACCCCCGACGAAGACCGGCTCAGACTTCTCGCCAGCTGGGCCGTCACCCCTGCCGGACACCGGAACCCGCCCACCACCGGCACTGGCCCCGAGGAGAGGAACTCCGGCACCCACGGCCCCTCCCGCTGA
- a CDS encoding DoxX family protein gives MNLVVWIAAGLLAAVALTGGISKTFVPKEKLAAVHGGGWTENAGAGFVKTLGVLELLAAAGLILPAALGIAPVLVPVTAACWVVLMIGAMITHGRRGESGLVMLNLVYLALAAFIAWARFGPESFTG, from the coding sequence ATGAACCTCGTTGTGTGGATCGCGGCCGGACTGCTGGCCGCGGTGGCTCTCACCGGCGGCATCAGCAAGACGTTCGTGCCCAAGGAGAAGCTGGCCGCGGTCCACGGCGGCGGATGGACGGAAAACGCGGGCGCCGGTTTCGTCAAGACCCTCGGTGTCCTCGAACTACTGGCCGCTGCGGGCTTGATCCTGCCCGCGGCGCTCGGCATCGCACCGGTCCTGGTGCCGGTGACCGCCGCCTGCTGGGTCGTGCTGATGATCGGCGCGATGATCACCCACGGCCGGCGCGGTGAATCCGGGCTCGTGATGCTGAACCTGGTCTATCTCGCGCTCGCCGCGTTCATCGCGTGGGCTCGCTTCGGCCCCGAGTCCTTCACCGGTTGA
- a CDS encoding SulP family inorganic anion transporter — translation MLPDWWNQPKVWRTEVLAGLVVALALIPEAISFSIIAGVDPAVGLFASFTMAVVISVVGGRRAMISAATGAIALVIAPLNHEYGLGYLVAAVILAGVIQVALGALGVARLMRFVPRSVMVGFVNALAILIFLAQVPELHDVPWPVYPLVVGGLVVMVLFPKLTTVIPAPLVSIVALTAITVGAGIAVPTVGDKGELPSSLPVPGLPDVPFTLETLTIIAPYAFAMALVGLMESLMTAKLVDDITDTHSSKTRESIGQGIANVVTGFFGGMGGCAMIGQTMINVKVSGARTRLSTFLAGVFLMMLCIAFGPVVSDIPMAALVAVMIMVSFATFDWHSIAPKTLKRMPAGEITVMAITVVCVVVTDNLAIGVVVGSVTAVILFAKRVAHLAEVTAVTDPDGTSVIYTVTGELFFASSNDLVTQFDYAGDPDKVVIDLSAAHIWDASSVAALDAIETKYQQRGKTVEIVGLNDPSAQLHGKLSGELAGSH, via the coding sequence GTGCTTCCCGACTGGTGGAACCAGCCGAAGGTCTGGCGTACCGAGGTGCTGGCCGGTCTGGTCGTCGCGCTGGCGCTGATCCCCGAGGCGATCTCGTTCTCGATCATCGCCGGTGTGGACCCGGCGGTCGGGTTGTTCGCCTCGTTCACGATGGCGGTGGTCATCTCGGTCGTCGGAGGTCGCCGCGCGATGATCTCCGCCGCCACCGGGGCGATCGCGCTGGTCATCGCCCCGCTCAACCACGAGTACGGCCTCGGTTACCTGGTCGCCGCCGTGATCCTGGCCGGCGTCATCCAGGTCGCGCTCGGGGCGCTGGGCGTGGCCAGGCTGATGCGCTTCGTGCCCCGGTCGGTGATGGTCGGCTTCGTCAACGCCCTCGCCATCCTGATCTTCCTGGCCCAGGTGCCCGAGCTGCACGACGTGCCGTGGCCCGTCTACCCGCTGGTCGTCGGCGGCCTGGTCGTCATGGTGCTCTTTCCGAAGCTCACCACCGTGATCCCCGCACCGCTGGTGTCCATCGTGGCGCTGACCGCCATCACGGTCGGGGCCGGGATCGCCGTCCCCACCGTGGGCGACAAGGGTGAGTTGCCGTCGTCACTGCCGGTGCCCGGCCTGCCGGACGTGCCGTTCACCCTGGAAACCCTGACCATCATCGCGCCCTACGCCTTCGCGATGGCCCTGGTCGGGCTGATGGAGTCCCTGATGACGGCCAAACTCGTCGACGACATCACCGACACCCACTCCTCCAAGACCCGCGAGTCCATCGGGCAGGGCATCGCCAACGTCGTCACCGGCTTCTTCGGCGGCATGGGCGGCTGCGCCATGATCGGCCAAACCATGATCAACGTGAAGGTGTCCGGCGCCCGCACCCGCCTGTCCACCTTCCTCGCGGGCGTGTTCCTGATGATGCTGTGCATCGCCTTCGGCCCGGTCGTCTCCGACATCCCCATGGCCGCACTCGTCGCCGTCATGATCATGGTGTCCTTCGCGACCTTCGACTGGCACTCCATCGCCCCGAAGACCCTGAAGCGGATGCCCGCCGGAGAGATCACCGTCATGGCCATCACCGTGGTCTGCGTCGTGGTCACCGACAACCTCGCCATCGGCGTCGTCGTCGGCTCCGTCACCGCGGTCATCCTGTTCGCCAAGCGGGTCGCCCACCTCGCCGAAGTCACCGCCGTCACCGACCCCGACGGCACCAGCGTCATCTACACCGTCACCGGCGAGCTGTTCTTCGCCTCCTCCAACGACCTGGTCACCCAGTTCGACTACGCAGGTGATCCGGACAAGGTCGTCATCGATCTCAGTGCCGCTCACATCTGGGACGCCTCCTCCGTCGCCGCGCTGGACGCCATCGAGACCAAGTACCAACAGCGTGGCAAGACCGTCGAGATCGTCGGACTCAACGACCCGAGCGCCCAGCTTCACGGCAAACTCAGCGGCGAACTCGCCGGCAGCCACTGA
- a CDS encoding Ppx/GppA phosphatase family protein, with product MPRVAAIDCGTNSIRLLVAELTHRHDGSVDLRDLHREMRIVRLGQGVDATGRLAPEALERTREALKAYAVAARRKGVERLRMVATSATRDASNRDEFFSMTKQLLGTEAEVITGDEEARLSFAGAVGEQDADDGPFLVVDVGGGSTELVLGTWDGREADVWAARSVNIGCVRLTERTLRSDPPTAEQIAEAEELVARTLEPAFEAVDVSKANRWIGVAGTVTTLSAIAQNLPEYDSERTHLSTLARADLEVVVAGLLVSDHATRAANPVIHPGRVDVIGGGGLIVRVLAEQIAQRGGPADPLVVSEHDILDGIALSLA from the coding sequence ATGCCACGGGTAGCTGCCATCGACTGCGGAACCAACTCCATCCGCCTGCTCGTCGCCGAGTTGACGCACCGCCACGACGGGAGCGTCGACCTTCGGGACCTGCACCGCGAGATGCGTATCGTGCGGCTCGGTCAGGGTGTCGACGCCACCGGCAGGCTCGCCCCCGAGGCGCTGGAACGGACCCGGGAGGCGCTCAAGGCGTACGCGGTCGCGGCGCGGCGCAAGGGAGTCGAGCGGCTACGCATGGTGGCGACCTCGGCCACCCGCGACGCGAGCAACCGCGACGAGTTCTTCTCGATGACGAAGCAGTTGCTCGGCACCGAGGCCGAAGTGATCACCGGAGACGAGGAGGCCCGGCTGTCGTTCGCCGGTGCGGTGGGGGAACAGGACGCCGACGACGGGCCGTTCCTGGTCGTGGACGTCGGCGGAGGCTCCACCGAGTTGGTGCTCGGCACGTGGGACGGCCGTGAAGCCGACGTGTGGGCGGCGCGGTCGGTGAACATCGGTTGCGTGCGGCTCACCGAGCGCACCCTGCGGTCGGACCCACCCACGGCCGAGCAGATCGCCGAGGCCGAGGAGCTCGTCGCGCGCACGCTGGAGCCCGCGTTCGAGGCCGTGGACGTGTCGAAGGCGAACCGGTGGATCGGCGTCGCGGGCACCGTCACGACACTGTCGGCGATCGCTCAGAACCTGCCCGAGTACGACTCCGAGCGCACCCACCTGTCGACGCTCGCCCGCGCGGACCTGGAAGTCGTGGTGGCCGGTCTGCTGGTCTCCGACCACGCCACGCGCGCGGCGAACCCCGTCATCCATCCCGGCAGGGTGGACGTCATCGGCGGCGGTGGGCTGATCGTGCGCGTGCTCGCCGAGCAGATCGCCCAGCGAGGCGGCCCCGCCGACCCGCTGGTGGTGAGCGAACACGACATCCTCGACGGCATCGCGCTCTCCCTGGCCTGA